One window from the genome of Cryptomeria japonica chromosome 6, Sugi_1.0, whole genome shotgun sequence encodes:
- the LOC131051045 gene encoding (R,S)-reticuline 7-O-methyltransferase-like gives MAPPLTVAIPQVSEQEAQMDKLKLYDIMLGSAKPMAVRAAVLLNIPDIIAEASGSLTVEEIAAHISESTKEESPPPIEYLFRLLRFLASQEVFIEIPHQEVFRQTRYGLTGVSGLLVKETRKGGVSVQNYVPWLLAFNNHSSLQGWLHLHESVLEGSSAFSKAFGMSYWDYVANNPEANKTLNEAMSCDTRAVMSSVVKIYEEGFKKIDSLVDVGGGLIRVQHVSGDMFEHIPSANAIFIKSVLHDWSDDDCVRVLRRCYEAIPENGKVIIVDALIAEGKKDEDNKENLLRGVGLAFDMEMMLLSTGGKERTEMQFKQILTKAGFKSYTIFKLPSFQNIIEVSKF, from the exons ATGGCTCCTCCACTTACAGTTGCAATTCCCCAGGTTTCTGAACAAGAAGCCCAAATGGATAAGCTAAAACTATATGACATAATGCTCGGCTCAGCTAAGCCCATGGCTGTGAGAGCTGCTGTTTTGCTGAATATTCCGGACATAATTGCTGAGGCTTCAGGCTCTCTTACCGTAGAAGAAATTGCTGCTCATATTTCAGAGTCCACCAAAGAAGAAAGCCCCCCTCCCATAGAATATCTGTTTCGTCTTCTGAGATTTCTAGCCTCCCAGGAAGTGTTTATTGAGATCCCACACCAGGAGGTTTTCAGGCAAACTAGATATGGCCTCACAGGCGTTTCTGGATTACTTGTTAAGGAAACAAGAAAAGGAGGTGTATCCGTGCAAAACTATGTTCCTTGGTTGTTGGCATTCAACAATCATAGTAGCCTCCAGGGATGGCTGCATCTGCATGAGTCTGTGTTAGAAGGCAGCAGCGCCTTCAGTAAGGCTTTTGGTATGAGTTATTGGGACTACGTTGCAAACAATCCTGAAGCCAACAAGACATTGAACGAGGCCATGTCCTGTGACACTCGTGCTGTCATGTCTAGTGTTGTCAAGATTTATGAGGAGGGATTTAAGAAGATTGATTCTTTGGTCGATGTTGGGGGAGGCTTAATTA GAGTACAACATGTGAGTGGCGATATGTTTGAGCATATTCCATCAGCTAATGCAATCTTTATCAAG TCAGTTTTGCATGATTGGAGTGATGATGATTGTGTAAGAGTGTTGAGAAGGTGCTATGAGGCTATACCAGAAAATGGAAAAGTTATAATCGTTGATGCCCTTATTGCTGAAGGAAAAAAAGATGAAGATAACAAAGAAAATCTTCTAAGGGGAGTGGGACTGGCATTTGATATGGAAATGATGCTATTGAGTACTGGTGGAAAGGAGCGAACAGAGATGCAATTTAAACAAATTCTTACCAAAGCGGGTTTCAAAAGCTACACCATCTTCAAATTACCATCTTTTCAAAACATTATTGAGGTTTCCAAGTTCTGA